The window AAATCCGGCTTACAAATTGTTTTTGGGATAGGGTGATTTTACCAGCAGCGAATCTAATTTTTTAGAATTAAGGAAAGAACGCTAGGTTTTCACCTTTTTATGCAAACACCTCAAACCGAACAAACAGCGAAAACCTCAATGCACAGTCTCTATGAAACTGACTTTTATGCCTGGACGCAGGAACAAGCAAAACTCCTTAAAGATCAGCAATGGAGCCGGCTCGATCTGTCTAATTTAATCGAGGAAATTGAGTCGTTGGGAAAACAACAACGCGCGGAATTAAGAAATCGCTTGAGTATTTTGATTGGGCATTTGCTTAAATGGGAATACCAAATCTCAAAACGAAGTCGTAGCTGGTTGAATACAATTCGCATCCAGCGTATGGACGTATTAGAGTTGCTCAAAGAAAATCCGAGTCTTAAGCCTTATCTGCAAGAAGCTCTCCAAACAGCCTACGCCAAAGGACTGGCATTAGCTTCGGGAGAAACAAACCTGCCTCTAAAAACCTTCCCGACAAATTGCCCTTATCCTTTAGAAGATATTTTGAGTGATTGCTTTTATCCAGGCGAACCGGCGACGGATGACGTGATGCAATAATCGCGACTCAAACTTTATGAGATCATTCCTGGCGACTGCAAGAATATAGAAAAGGCCCAAGCATCGCTGCTTGAGCCTTTCTAGATAACTATTCAGTGAATAAGATTAACAAAGCTCAGACAGCGACAAGTGATTTATAATCAGCTAGGACTGAGGAGCTAAAAGTGATTAATCTTAGAGCTTAGTACCGGCGAGAAAAGCTGTCGTTACGACGACCGCCGCCACCACCACCAGAACCACGATCTTCACGGGGCTTAGCCTTGTTCACTTTCATGTCACGGCCCATCCACTCAGCACCGTCAAGTGCTTCAATAGCTGCCGTTTCTTCAGCATCGCTACTCATTTCCACAAAACCAAAG of the Microcoleus sp. FACHB-68 genome contains:
- a CDS encoding DUF29 domain-containing protein, which translates into the protein MQTPQTEQTAKTSMHSLYETDFYAWTQEQAKLLKDQQWSRLDLSNLIEEIESLGKQQRAELRNRLSILIGHLLKWEYQISKRSRSWLNTIRIQRMDVLELLKENPSLKPYLQEALQTAYAKGLALASGETNLPLKTFPTNCPYPLEDILSDCFYPGEPATDDVMQ
- a CDS encoding RNA-binding protein, yielding MSIYVGNLSYEVTQEDLSAVFAEYGSVKRVQLPTDRETGRLRGFGFVEMSSDAEETAAIEALDGAEWMGRDMKVNKAKPREDRGSGGGGGGRRNDSFSRRY